The following proteins are co-located in the Thermus thermophilus HB8 genome:
- the rpmJ gene encoding 50S ribosomal protein L36, whose amino-acid sequence MKVRASVKRICDKCKVIRRHGRVYVICENPKHKQRQG is encoded by the coding sequence ATGAAGGTGCGCGCGTCGGTCAAGAGGATCTGCGACAAGTGCAAGGTGATCCGCCGGCACGGGCGGGTCTACGTCATCTGCGAGAACCCCAAGCATAAGCAGCGGCAGGGTTAG
- the rpsM gene encoding 30S ribosomal protein S13, whose amino-acid sequence MARIAGVEIPRNKRVDVALTYIYGIGKARAKEALEKTGINPATRVKDLTEAEVVRLREYVENTWKLEGELRAEVAANIKRLMDIGCYRGLRHRRGLPVRGQRTRTNARTRKGPRKTVAGKKKAPRK is encoded by the coding sequence GTGGCGAGGATCGCAGGGGTAGAGATTCCCAGGAACAAGCGGGTGGACGTCGCCCTCACCTACATCTACGGCATCGGCAAGGCCCGGGCCAAGGAGGCCCTGGAGAAGACGGGGATCAACCCCGCCACCCGGGTGAAGGACCTCACCGAGGCGGAGGTGGTCCGCCTCCGGGAGTACGTGGAGAACACCTGGAAGCTGGAGGGGGAGCTCAGGGCCGAGGTGGCGGCCAACATCAAGCGCCTCATGGACATCGGCTGCTACCGGGGCCTCCGGCATCGGCGGGGGCTGCCGGTGCGGGGCCAGCGGACCCGCACCAACGCCCGCACCCGCAAGGGGCCCCGCAAGACGGTGGCGGGCAAGAAGAAGGCCCCGAGGAAGTGA
- the rpsK gene encoding 30S ribosomal protein S11 — MAKKPSKKKVKRQVASGRAYIHASYNNTIVTITDPDGNPITWSSGGVIGYKGSRKGTPYAAQLAALDAAKKAMAYGMQSVDVIVRGTGAGREQAIRALQASGLQVKSIVDDTPVPHNGCRPKKKFRKAS, encoded by the coding sequence ATGGCCAAGAAGCCGAGCAAGAAAAAGGTCAAGCGGCAGGTGGCGAGCGGTCGCGCCTACATCCACGCCTCCTACAACAACACCATCGTCACCATCACCGACCCGGACGGCAACCCCATCACCTGGTCTTCGGGCGGCGTCATCGGCTACAAGGGAAGCCGTAAGGGCACCCCTTACGCCGCCCAGCTCGCGGCCCTGGACGCCGCCAAGAAGGCCATGGCCTACGGCATGCAGAGCGTGGACGTGATCGTGCGGGGCACCGGGGCGGGCCGGGAGCAGGCCATAAGGGCCCTCCAGGCCTCCGGCCTCCAGGTGAAGTCCATCGTGGACGACACCCCCGTCCCCCACAACGGCTGCAGGCCCAAGAAGAAGTTCCGTAAGGCTTCCTAG
- the rpsD gene encoding 30S ribosomal protein S4, giving the protein MGRYIGPVCRLCRREGVKLYLKGERCYSPKCAMERRPYPPGQHGQKRARRPSDYAVRLREKQKLRRIYGISERQFRNLFEEASKKKGVTGSVFLGLLESRLDNVVYRLGFAVSRRQARQLVRHGHITVNGRRVDLPSYRVRPGDEIAVAEKSRNLELIRQNLEAMKGRKVGPWLSLDVEGMKGKFLRLPDREDLALPVNEQLVIEFYSR; this is encoded by the coding sequence ATGGGTCGTTACATTGGTCCAGTTTGCCGTCTTTGCCGCCGGGAAGGCGTGAAGCTCTACCTCAAGGGGGAGCGGTGCTACAGCCCCAAGTGCGCCATGGAGCGCCGCCCCTACCCCCCTGGGCAGCACGGGCAGAAGCGGGCGCGCCGCCCCTCCGACTACGCGGTGCGGCTTAGGGAGAAGCAGAAGCTCCGCCGGATCTACGGCATCTCCGAGCGCCAGTTCCGCAACCTGTTTGAGGAGGCGAGCAAGAAGAAGGGCGTCACGGGCTCCGTCTTCCTGGGGCTTTTGGAGTCCCGTCTGGACAACGTGGTCTACCGGCTGGGCTTCGCCGTAAGCCGCCGCCAGGCCCGCCAGCTGGTGCGCCACGGGCACATCACCGTGAACGGGCGCCGGGTGGACCTCCCCTCCTACCGGGTCCGGCCCGGGGACGAGATCGCCGTGGCCGAGAAGAGCCGCAACCTCGAGCTCATCCGCCAGAACCTCGAGGCCATGAAGGGCCGGAAGGTGGGCCCCTGGCTCTCCCTGGACGTGGAGGGCATGAAGGGCAAGTTCCTCCGCCTGCCCGACCGGGAGGACCTGGCCCTGCCCGTGAACGAGCAGCTGGTGATCGAGTTCTACTCCAGGTAA